A DNA window from Vigna angularis cultivar LongXiaoDou No.4 chromosome 1, ASM1680809v1, whole genome shotgun sequence contains the following coding sequences:
- the LOC108327376 gene encoding transcription factor MYB106: MGRSPCCEKVGLKKGPWTPEEDKKLMAYIEEFGHGSWRALPSKAGLQRCGKSCRLRWTNYLRPDIKRGKFSLQEEQTIIQLHALLGNRWSAIAAQLPKRTDNEIKNYWNTHLKKRLTRMGIDPTTHKPKTDALGGSGGCQSKDAANLSHMAQWESARLEAEARLVRESRLQVQSNLGPGSNTQPARLVLNKITTQQPSLPPCLDILKAWQSSWSKPQPPTKESNPKMMHSMYAMMLSTEDTLESPTSTLCFPGTTPTMLPVSNNNNIGVLFNENNDMFPLPSTNMDGGLMKENTVLHLQDDDIMAAVEAFRATTTMYDSNNNVVPPTLPNGVVLEGLNNDEGLVYDSNDNLGAEEENMAMMNGDGSLCNVNLEENNKHYWNNIFNLVNDPLSGPSVF, from the exons ATGGGTAGGTCACCATGCTGTGAAAAAGTGGGCTTGAAGAAAGGCCCTTGGACTCCTGAGGAGGACAAAAAGCTCATGGCTTACATAGAAGAGTTCGGCCACGGAAGCTGGCGTGCCTTGCCTTCAAAAGCTG GCCTTCAAAGATGTGGGAAGAGCTGCAGACTGAGGTGGACTAACTACCTTCGACCCGACATTAAAAGAGGAAAGTTCAGCTTGCAGGAAGAGCAAACAATCATTCAACTCCATGCCCTTCTTGGGAACAG ATGGTCAGCTATAGCGGCTCAACTTCCGAAGAGAACCGACAATGAGATAAAGAACTACTGGAACACACACCTGAAGAAAAGGTTAACAAGAATGGGGATAGACCCCACCACCCACAAGCCCAAAACCGATGCGCTTGGTGGCTCCGGTGGTTGCCAATCCAAGGACGCAGCGAACCTCAGCCACATGGCGCAGTGGGAGAGTGCTCGTCTCGAAGCGGAAGCAAGACTGGTGAGAGAGTCAAGGTTGCAAGTCCAGAGCAACCTGGGACCCGGCTCCAACACACAACCCGCGAGGCTGGTCCTCAACAAAATTACTacgcaacaaccctctctaccACCCTGCCTCGACATCCTCAAAGCATGGCAAAGCTCATGGTCGAAGCCACAACCACCAACAAAAGAAAGTAACCCCAAAATGATGCATAGCATGTACGCCATGATGCTATCCACCGAAGACACTCTAGAGTCACCAACCTCCACGTTGTGCTTTCCAGGAACGACACCAACCATGCTTCCTGTATCCAACAATAACAACATTGGAGTACTGTTCAACGAAAACAACGACATGTTTCCTCTCCCAAGCACAAACATGGATGGTGGGTTGATGAAAGAGAACACGGTGTTACATTTGCAAGACGATGATATTATGGCGGCTGTGGAAGCATTTAGAGCCACTACTACAATGTACGACAGCAACAATAATGTTGTTCCTCCCACACTCCCCAACGGTGTTGTCCTCGAAGGACTCAACAATGATGAAGGGTTGGTTTATGACTCCAACGATAACTTGGGAGCGGAGGAAGAGAACATGGCAATGATGAACGGGGATGGAAGCCTCTGCAACGTGAACCTGGAAGAGAATAACAAGCATTACTggaataacatatttaatttggtGAATGATCCCTTGTCTGGTCCCTCTGTCTTCTGA